The Myxococcales bacterium DNA window GACGCGCTGACCGGCGTGCCGATGGGCCACCCCAAGAGCGCCAGCTTCCGCACCGCCGACCTGGTCGGCCTCGACACCCTGGCCCACGTCGTCGACAACTGCTACCGCAGCCTGACCAGCGACGAGGACCGCGAGGTGTTCACGCTGCCGGCGTACGTCAAGACCATGGTCGAGCGCGGCCAGCTCGGCGACAAGACCAAGGGCGGCTTCTACAAGAAGGTCGGCAAGGACGTCCAGACGCTCGACCCGACCACCGGCGAGTACCGCGCCAAGGGCGGCACCGAGGCGATCATCAAGGCCTGCAAGGGCCTGGGCAAGATCGAGGACGTGCGCGAGCGCGTCGGCAAGCTCGTCGCCGCGCCCGGCGTGGTCGGCGAGTTCGCCTGGCAGGCGCTGTCGAAGAGCCTGGCCTACTCGGCCCGGCGCCTCGGCGAGATCTGCGACGACGTCACCGCGATCGATGACGGCATGAAGTGGGGCTACAACTGGGACCTCGGCCCGTTCGAGACCTGGGACGCGCTCGGCTTCGCCGCGACCACCGCGCGCATGAAGGCCGAGGGCATCGCGCTGCCGGCCTGGGTCGATCAGATGGTCGCGGCCGGGGCCACCGGCTTCTACCGCGGCGGCGAGATCTGGTCGCACACCGCCGGCGCCTACGTCGCCCGCGCCACCGACCCGCGCGAGGTCCCGCTCGAGATCATGCGGCGCGGCGAGGCGCCCGTGCTCAAGAACAACGGCGCCGAGGCGTGGGATCTCGGCGACGGCATCCTGGGCCTGACCTTCAAGACCAAGGCCAACAGCATCGACGCCGACGTCATCAAGATGCTGCACGACGCCGTGGCCAAGGCCGAGGCCGAGTTCCGCGGCCTGGTGATCGCCAACACCGGCGAGTTCTTCTGCGTCGGCGCCAACCTGTTCGCGGTCGTGATGGCCGCGCAGCAGAAGCAGTGGGACGGCCTGCGCGAGATGATCCACGGCTACCAGTACGCGACCCAGCGCATGAAGTACGCGACCGTGCCCGTCGTGGCGGCGCCGTACAACATGACGCTCGGCGGCGGCCTCGAGCTCTGCTACGGCTGCGACAGCGTCCAGGCCGCGCTCGAGACCTACGCCGGCCTGGTCGAGGTCGGCGTCGGCCTGATCCCCGGCGGCGCCGGCACCCTCAACATGCTCTGGCGCTCGCTCGAGGGCGTGCCCGAGGGCGTCGAGGTCGACACCTACGCGTTCGTCACCCAGACGTTCAAGAACATCGCGCTGGCCAAGGTCGCGACCTCGGCCGAGGAGGCCAAGGCGTTCGGCTTCTTCCGCGGCAACGACGGCGTGTCGTTCGATCGCAGCCGTCAGCTCTACGAGGCCAAGCAGCGCGCGATCGGCCTGGCCGCGAGCGGCTACCACCCGCCGACCCCGCGCGCCTACAAGCTCCCGGGCGAGAGCGGCATCGCCACGCTCCTGATGATGGTCAACACCCTCGTCGCCGGCGGCTACGCCAGCGAGCACGACGGCAAGATCGCCATGAAGCTGGCCAACGTGCTGTGCGGCGGCGCCTCGGGCGGCGTCGGCCCGGTCGGCGAGGACCGCATGCTCGAGCTCGAGCGCGAGGCGTTCCTGTCGCTCTGCGGCGAGCCCAAGAGCCAGGAGCGCATGCAGTACATGCTCATGAACAACAAGCCGCTTCGGAATTGAGGAGCCGACCAATGAACGACATCATCATCGCTGAAGCTGTTCGGTCCGCGGTCGGCCGCGGTCACAAGGGCTCGCTGTCGCAGCGCCGCCCCGACGAGCTGGCCGCGGACGTGCTGCGGGGCCTGCTCGCGCGCGTGCCCCAGGCCCGGGGCCACATCGACGACGTGGTCATGGGCTGCGCCATGCCCGAGGGTGAGCAGGGCCTCAACGTCGCGCGCCTGATCGCGCTGTCGGCCGACCTCGGCATCGAGGTCTCGGCCCAGACCATCAACCGGTTCTGCTCGAGCGGCCTGCAGGCCATCGCCACCGCGGCCGGCGCGATCGCGATCGGCTCGTGCGACGCGGTCATCGCCGGCGGCGTCGAGTCGATGACCTACGTGCCGATGACCGGCTTCCACATCTCGGCCTCGCCCGAGCTGATGGCGTCGTTGCCGTCGGCCAACACGCCGATGGGCATCACCGCCGAGAACGTCGCCAAGAAGTTCGGGATCACCCGGGCCGATCAGGACAAGTTCGCGCTGTGGTCGCAGCAGAAGGCCAAGGCCGCGCTCGACAAGGGCACGTTCAACGACGAGATCGTGCCGGTGCGCGCGGTCTCGTTCGACGCCAACGGCGACAAGGTCTACCGGGACTTCACCGTCGACGAGCTGCCGCGCCCCGAGACCACGCTCGAGGGCCTGGGCAAGCTGCCGCCGGCGTTCGCGCAGGGCGGCTCGGTCACGGCCGGCAACGCCTCGCCGATCTCCGACGGCGCGGCCGCCGCGCTGGTGCTGTCGGCGGCCAAGGCCAAGGAGCTCGGCGTCAAGCCGCTCGGCTACTTCCGCTCGTTCGTGACCGTCGGCGTCGATCCGGCGATCATGGGCATCGGCCCGCTGCCGGCGGTGCAGAAGCTGCTCGCCAAGACCAACCTGACGGTCGCCGACATCGACCTGTTCGAGATGAACGAGGCGTTCGCGTCGCAGGCGGTCTACTGCCAGCGCGAGCTGGGCATCCCCGACGACAAGCTCAACGTCAACGGCGGCGCGATCGCGCTCGGTCACCCGCTGGGCTGCACCGGCGCCAAGCTGACCGCGACGGCGCTGTACGAGCTGCGCCGCCGCGGCGGTCGCTACGCGATCGTGACGATGTGCATCGGCGGCGGCCAGGGCGCCGCCGGCCTGTTCGAGCGGGCGTAGCGGTCAGCCCGCGGCCAGCGCCTGGGCCTCGGCCCACAGCGCGGCCAGGTCGAGCTCGGCGATCCAGCGGTCGAGGTAGGGGTGGTCTCGACGATCCACCCGGACCACGCCGCCGGCGGTCATGGCTCCGGCAGCGGCTGGGTCGGCCACGCGCGCCGACACAGGTCGTCGCCGTACAGGAGCCGCACCAGCGCGCGCACGGCGGTGGCCTGGTCGTAGGCGGGGTGGCGGGCGCGGATTCCACCGCGCGCCGAACGCCGCGCGGCGTCGGACATCTCGACCGCCAGCGCCAGGCGCTGCGACGGCGTCATCGCGGCCAGCACCGCCATCTGGACGGCGTGGGCCTCGACCGCGGTGTCCGCGGCGCGCATCGCGGGACCAGTCTACCGCACGCCCCGCGCACCGTCGTCACCCGATCCCCGGCCCTCAGTTTTCCGAGGAGCCGCGGCGCCGCGGTCACGGAACGCCACCGCGGCGGCGGGCCCGGTCCCCTCGGATCCCGCGCGCTTGGCCCGGCGCGACGGTGGCGCGCGCCTTGCTGTACGGTCGGCCATGGTCCGCGCCGTCGCCTTGCTCTCGATCGCCGCCCTCGCCGGCTGCTCGCTCTACTTCAACGACGGCGGCGACGCGGTCCCCGACGCCGGCGAGGCCTGCGGCGCGGTCGACACCGGTCCCCCGCTCGAGCTGCGCAACCCCGACAACCTGGAGTGCGTGTCTTTCGGCGGCGGTCAGTGCCCGCCCGGCTGCCCGTGCCCGCTCTCGGACTCGGCCGACCAGGCGCCGGCGCCGGGGTGGGGCGTGTGCGGCGGGCCGTGCGACGTGCTCGGCGAGCTCGACTGCATGGTCGACGACCAGTGCCGCGCCGCCTACGACTACGACTGCTACACCGGCACCCAGGACTGCGCGGCGCTGACCGCGTTCCTCGGCTGCTTCTCGCTGTCGCAGACGTTCTCGGCCGGCGCGTGCGAGGGCCTCGACTCGTGGTCGTGCTCGGCCCGCAACGACTGCATCGCGCTGCACAAGCAGGTGTGCGACGCGAGCGGCGCCTGCTGGCCGCAGTTCTTCGAGTGCCGGTCCGAGGGCCGCTGACGTCGACGGCGGCCGCCGCCGGTGGTGCGCGGCGCCCACATGCGCTACCACCCCGACCATGAAGCTCGTCGCTCAGGCACTGCTCGCGACCGCCCTCGCCGCCGGATGCTCCTCGGGCGCCGGCAAGCCCAAGACCCCCAACGAGCCGCCGCCGCCGCCCAAGCCGGCGGTGCGCTACGACGCCGTCACCCGCGCCGACTTCAACCAGCGCGCCGCCACCCGCGCGCTGCCGCTGTTCTGGCGCACCGACGCCGATGGCGACAACACGCTCGATCCCGACGAGCTGGTCGCGCTGTGGGGCTGGGACGGCCCGGCCCTCGACACGCTGATCAAGGGCGGCGCCTTCACCCCGGCGTTCGAGGCGATCTACGCGTCGCTGACCAAGCCGATCGATCCCGCGGCCGCGCCCGCCGCCGATCGCGCGCGCCAGACCGCGCTGCTGGCCGAGCTGGCCCAGGGCGCCCCGACCCTGGTCGAGACCGATCTCCGGGCCGCCTCCGAGGAGGACCTGGCGCTGATCGATCACATCACCAAGGCCGCGACGCTGATCGAGCGCGTCCACGCTCGCCAGAACGGCGTGCTCGGCATGGCCGACAAGATCCCGGCCGGCGACACCGTCTCGCGCATGGTGTTCTTCCGCAACCAGAGCCCGGTGTGCCTGGCGCCCAAGACCGAGAGCGATCCGGCCTGCACGGCGGTCGCCGGCGTCACCAAGCCGCCGGTCGGGCTGTACCCGGCCGCGCTCCAGGCCAACCCCAAGTTCTGCGCCAAGATGACCGGCCCGCTCGCCGATCACTTCGCGGTCGTGGTCGAGGGCGCCAAGGGCCTCGAGGCCGTACCCTACAACGTCGCCTACAAGGACGACCTCGAGGCGATCGCGGTCGAGCTCGAGGCCGCGGCCGCCGCGATCACCACCGACGACGAGGCCGCGTTCAAGGCCTACCTCACCGCCGCCGCGCAGGCGTTCCGCGACAACGACTGGGAGCGCGCCGACGTGGCGTGGGCCGCGATGGGCGACGCCGGCTCGAAGTGGTACCTGCGGGTCGGCCCCGACGAGGTCTACTACGAGCCGTGCGCGCTCAAGGCCGGCTTCCACCTCGGCTTCGCGTACATCAACCCGGGCTCGGTCGAGTGGCGCGATCGCCTGACCCCGCTCAAGGACAAGATGGAGCAGGCGCTGGCCAAGCTGGCCGGCAAGCCCTACAAGGCCCGCAAGGTCGGCTTCCGCCTGCCCGACTTCATCGACATCATCGTCAACGCGGGCGACGCGCGCTCGAACATCGGCGCGACGATCGGCCAGTCGCTGCCCAACTGGGGCAAGGTGTCCGACGCGGGCGGCCGCACGGTCGCGATGACCAACCTCTACACCGACGCCGACAGCGCGGCCAACCTCACCGCCCAGACCTCGTCGCTGTTCTGCGCCGCGACCCAGGCCAAGGTCTCGACCGAGCCGTCGGTGGCGTTGATGTCGACGGTCCTGCACGAGGCCGCGCACAACCTCGGCCCGTCCCACGACTACAAGGTCAAGGGCAAGACCGACGACGCGATCTTCGGCGGCCCGATGGCGGCGATGATGGAGGAGCTCAAGGCCCAGACCGCGGCGCTGTACTTCGTCGACTGGCTGGCCAAGCAGGGCGCGCTGCCGGCCGACCTCGTCGGCACCTCGCACGTGCGCGACGTCGCGTGGGCGTTCGGCCACGTCGCCAACGGCATGTACGCCAGCAACGGCTCGCCCAAGACCTACTCGCAGCTCGCCGCGATCCAGCTCGGCACGCTGTTCGCCGCCGGCGTGCTGCAGTGGGACCCCGAGGCCCAGGCCGCCAACGGCACCGACACCGGCTGCTTCGAGCTCGACCTCGACGCGTGGCCGGCCGCGGTCGACAAGCTGGCCGCGCGGGTCCTGGCCGCCAAGGGCAAGGGCGACAAGAAGGACGCGCTCGCGATGAAGGCCACGTTCGTCGACGGCGCCGACGCCTGGGGCGACCTGCGCGCGACGATCGCCGAGCGCTGGCTGCGCGCGCCCAAGGCCAGCTTCGTCTACAGCCTGCGCCGCTGACGCCGAGGGTCCCGCCGCGACACCGCCGACCTCGCGCTCGTCCGCGCGGACCCGCGCGCCGCCCGGCTGATGGCCGCACCGCGCGACCCGGTGCCGCGGTGCCGGATCTCGCGGCGGGCCAGGAGCCTGCGCCGCCCGGAGCCGCCGCCGTCACCTCGCCGGCGATCCCTCCGGCAGGGGCGGGGGCGGCGGGGTCGGCGGCGCGGGTCTCGGGCGTCGCGGCGCCGCGCGCAGCGCGGCTCGCGCGTGCTGCCGTCGGCCGGCAGGATCACGTCGAGGCGCTTCCGCTCGAGCAGGGCGCCGCGCCGATCGCGGAACGCGACGGCGACCTGGGCGGGCGTGGTGGCCATGACCGGCGCGACCAGCCCGAGCGCGAACGACAGATCGCCGTCGAGGGCGCCCTGCCCGCGCGTGAGGAAGCAGGTGGCCTCGACGCGGACCGGGGACGCGAGGCCAGGCAGGTCGGGGAGCCCCGGCTCGTCGGTGCGCGTCAGCGGCACCGGCCCGGCGACGGCGGCGTCGAAGGCACCGACCTGCCATCGCCCGGCGCGATCTGGAACGGCCGCGCTCGGCGGGCGGTGGCCGTGCGCGCGCGCGCGCGTGGGCGGTGTCGTCGCGGCGCCGGGGGGTCGCGCAGGTGCCGGCGCGGCGCCTCGCGCGGGGCGCTCGTCGCGTCGTGGGGGCCAGCGTCGGCGCGCCGGCGTCCGCGCCGCGCGTGCGCGCGGCCCCGTCGCGGCAGCTCGCGGGCCTGGTCGAGGCGTCGACCACGCCGTCGGTCGCGCAGCCAGTCGGCACGGAGCCACGACGAACAGGCCCAGTTGCACGACATGCTGACGCTGGCGCGCCTGGGTGAGTCGGGGTACCTCGACCCACCGGCGCCGCCGCGGTCACCGCGGCGGACCACCCGCAGGCGATCGCGCCTGGCCGAGGCCGATCCGTGGACGACCGACTCGATGAGCTACAGCGACCGCGGCGGCGCGGTCGTGCGAGCGCGGACGCTCCAGCAGCGCTATCTGGATCTCGAACTGGAGCAGCTGCCGAGTGGCGCGTGGCAGGTCAAGTACCGCGATCCGGTGCCGACCACGTCGCCGCCATTCGACGACACGCTCTTGTGGAAGCTCCAAGCTAGCGCCGAACGGCGCGCGCGCGTGCTCCGCGCCTATGGCTTCGTCGTCGCGGTCAAACAGCAAGCCCGGGGCGGCAGCTGGTACTGCCGCGTGTCGCGCGTGATGGCCGAGGGACCGGCGCTGCCCACGACCAAGGGCCTCGACGCGGGCTTCGTCTTCGACCTCAAGGCCAGCGCCCAGCGCCGGGCCGACGCCCTCGCCGAGGTCGGCTTCAAGGTGACCGTGCAGGCCCACTCCGCCAGCGAGTACCAGGTCGAGATCACGGCCTTGCCGCGCTACGACGGCGCGTCAGCGCCCGCGCCCGCGCCGCCGAAGCCCGCCGCGGCGCCGCCCGTGGTGTCGCCCGCGCCCGCGCCGCCGAAGCCCGCCCCTGTGACGCCCGCGGTGACGCCTGCGCCCGCCGCCACTGCCGCCGCCGCGCCGAACAAGCTGGTGATCATCAACACGGCCGATCCGACCAACGGCAAGCTCAGCGACGCCGTCGTGCAGAGCTTCCGCGACTTCGCGGCGGACGTGAAGGCGTCGACCGACGTCGACCTCGACCGCGATTTTGGCGACACGACCCGCGCGCTGACGTTCACGACGACCAAGGTCGGCGCCGACACGGTCACCTGGCACAAGACCGGGCGGACGGTCGACCTGTGGCAGGACGCACGGTGGTTGATCATCGAGGAGCCTTCTGGGACCGACACGTACTTCCGGCTGTACCTGCGGCACAAGGACCTCACGACGGCCGCGTCACCGCCGGGCATCGTCACGTTCCCCAAGGGCACGACGTTCCACAGCGCCTGGTGGAGCACGGTCGATCCGTCGTGGCCTTTCGTCGATGTGACGGCGCTGGCGGCCAGCCACGGCTGGGCCCGGATCCCGGCCCAGGACGGCTGGACCAAGACCGGCACTGGCTACAACAAGCAGGAGTGGTGGCATTACCAGCGCGCCGACGGACTCACGATGTACCAGGCGTTGCGCCAGCTCTATTCGGAAGCTGACCTCGTGGCGGGACTGAAGTCGATCTCGAGCGTCGCCAAGCACGCCGGGCGCTTTCGGCGAGAGAGCTTCCCCGAGAGCACCGTCGAGGCCATCTTCCCCGCGGTCACCAAGGGCGCGGTCGCGCTCCACGCGCCCGTCGGCCGGGGCAAGCGCGCCGCCAACCTGACGAGCGACGTGCGGGCGGTGCAGACGGCGCTGATCGCGCACGGCAAGCTCACCGGGGCCGCGACCGGCACGATGACACCGGCCACGCAGCTGGCGATCGACGCCCTCACCAGCGATGGGGTCGTGGACGTCGGCGGCGCGACCCACCAGTCCCTCGGGGCACCGTAGCGATCGGACCGGCCACCGTCGGACGGACGACGATCACCCGGTCGGCGCGCTCGTCACTCCTGCCCACGCTCGGGGCTGAACTGATCGATCGTGAAGTCCGCGATCTCGATCGTGCCGTACTGCGCGTAGTCATCCCCCGGTTCGGCGATGATCTTCCCCGCGGTGACGCACATCCACCAGCCCGCGTAGACCACGAGCGGCGCGGGGTGACGGGTCTTGTTGACGACGTTGTACCGACGGACCTGGGGCGCGTCGGATGCGGTCGGCCAGAGGAACGCCGTGCGGTCAGGGTCGGCCGCCGAGGCGAGGTCGATGAGGACTCCGCACACCGGCCGGGTCGCCGTCGGCCCGGCGGCCGCCGACGTCGGCGCGCGCGGGCCGGCCGAACCCGCCGTCGAGCATCCGACGCTCGCCACCAGCCCGCCGACGAGCCCCGCCGCGACGCACCTCATCCGCACATCACCCGTGTCGATCATGCGCCGGAACGTAGCACTGGCCCCGTCGACACGCCCGCGGCCGGTCCGGCCGGACGACGCTCGGTCGCGCCGCGCCGCGCCCTCGGCGGCGGCGCCCGACGGCGCATCCGGCGAGCCGGCCACGGGCCCGCGCAGATCGAGACGCGACCGCGGCGTGGTGAAGGCCGCGGCGGCGACTGGCGCTGCGGGAGTCCGGCTCCAGATCCGGAAGCAGATCACCCATCAAGGGTGATCCAGCCAGACGACGATCGCTGGCATAGGCCCGTAATCACGTGGCGCATCAGGATGCCGACGTCACCCTGAAAATGGCATTGTTGCCTTGAGCCGACGCGCGCGCTTTTTCGGACCATAACTGGCTATCGGCGTCGCAGGGACGCTGCTAGCGTTTCGGCGTGGCGATGCGGCATTCGGTCGTGGTCGGGGCGATCGGCGAGGCGTACGACGACGTCGACGATCTGCTCCACGACTGCCCTGATCTCGAGGACACGATCGCGCTGATCGAGGGCGCCAGTCAGTGGATCAAGACCGTCGGTCGCGAGCTGCAGGCGACCGCGCCGGGCGCGCTGCAAGGTGCGTTGACTGGCTTCATGGCCGGGGGGCCTGCCGGAGCCGCGGCGGGTGCAGTGATCGGCGGCGTCGGCTCGCGCCTCGGTGCCGCCCCGGCCGCGGGCGCACCGACCACGGCGTCGGTCGGCAACGCCGCGGCCATCCAGTTGCTCGCCGCGATCCTGCGCCCCGAGGTGATCCAGGCGCTCGGCGCCATGGCGCTGGGCTCGAGCGGCGCGGCCAGCGTGCCGGTCGCGGGCACGCCTGTGCCGGTGGCCGCGTTCGCGAACATGCTCGGCACGCTCGCCAACCAGGCCGCGGCCCAGCATCACGCCACGCTCCCGCCAGCAGCGGTCGCGCCCGCCTACAGCGCCGGGGCGACGGCGCCGCGGGCCCGTGCGGAGGCGCTGGTGGCGCTCCTCGCCGACGCCGCCGACGACGACCTCGCCGACGTCGATGAGTTCGCGGACGTCGACGACTCGTGGAGCGAGGCGATGGCCCAGCGCGACCTCGAGGACATCGACCGACTGGAGGCCGAATGAGCGACGACACCGCCCAGCTCCTCGCCCTGATGCAGCGCGATCCAGACGCCGCGCGCCAGCTCGCCGAGGCCAACGTCGGCCAGCTCGCGGCGGCCAACCCGATGATGGCGATGGTCATGCAGATGATGACCGCTCAGCGCGGCCAGGCCGAGTCGCGCGAGGAGACGCGCCGGGCCAGGGTCGAGCGCGTGCGCACGCACGTGCGCGAGCTGCAGGACGCGCTCGCCGGCGCGCACAGCCTGCTGGGCGACCTCGCGGCGGCGCTCGGCGCCTGTGGTGACTGCTGGGGCGAGCTCGACGCGTGCCCGACCTGCCGCGGGCGCGGCGGCCCCGGCTGGCGCGCCCCCGACGACGGACTGTTCGACGAACTCGTGACCCCGGCGGTGAGACGTCGGGCCCGGAACCAACCGAAGGAAGGGAGCACCGAATGAGCCTGGCGGAAGACATCGACGAGGACCTGGACGAGATGGACGACGAGGACATCGACGACGCGCTGAGCGAAGACGACCTGTCCGAGCGCCGGCGGCGCCGACGCGCGCGCGTCCGCGGCCGCGGCTACGCGTCGCCGCGGCGTGACAACAGCCCCGTCAACCAGACCCAGATGCAGGCCGCCCTGGCCCGCGTCGCGGCCGACGTGCGCAAGCTCGCCGCGACGCAGAAGGATCTGGAGGACCGGCTCGCCAAGGAGCTGAAGAAGGTCAACAACACGACGTCGCAGAGCAGCCAGATGATGGCGCTCCTGCCGATGTTGATGAAGAAGTCCAAGACGGTC harbors:
- a CDS encoding 3-hydroxyacyl-CoA dehydrogenase/enoyl-CoA hydratase family protein — translated: MTKPIRKVAVLGSGVMGGGIAAHLANAGIPVLLLDIVPPKLSDAERGSKDARDGIAVGALAKLKKARPAAFSHVRNAALISTGNFDDDLAKVADCDLIVEAIIERLDIKRALFTKLDALLTGETIIASNTSGLRIVEMLEGRSERFRQHFLVTHFFNPPRYMKLLELVAGPDTSDACKARVTHWGKDQMGKGIVWAKDTPNFVANRIGTHAMMASIHLMADKGLTPEDLDALTGVPMGHPKSASFRTADLVGLDTLAHVVDNCYRSLTSDEDREVFTLPAYVKTMVERGQLGDKTKGGFYKKVGKDVQTLDPTTGEYRAKGGTEAIIKACKGLGKIEDVRERVGKLVAAPGVVGEFAWQALSKSLAYSARRLGEICDDVTAIDDGMKWGYNWDLGPFETWDALGFAATTARMKAEGIALPAWVDQMVAAGATGFYRGGEIWSHTAGAYVARATDPREVPLEIMRRGEAPVLKNNGAEAWDLGDGILGLTFKTKANSIDADVIKMLHDAVAKAEAEFRGLVIANTGEFFCVGANLFAVVMAAQQKQWDGLREMIHGYQYATQRMKYATVPVVAAPYNMTLGGGLELCYGCDSVQAALETYAGLVEVGVGLIPGGAGTLNMLWRSLEGVPEGVEVDTYAFVTQTFKNIALAKVATSAEEAKAFGFFRGNDGVSFDRSRQLYEAKQRAIGLAASGYHPPTPRAYKLPGESGIATLLMMVNTLVAGGYASEHDGKIAMKLANVLCGGASGGVGPVGEDRMLELEREAFLSLCGEPKSQERMQYMLMNNKPLRN
- a CDS encoding thiolase family protein is translated as MNDIIIAEAVRSAVGRGHKGSLSQRRPDELAADVLRGLLARVPQARGHIDDVVMGCAMPEGEQGLNVARLIALSADLGIEVSAQTINRFCSSGLQAIATAAGAIAIGSCDAVIAGGVESMTYVPMTGFHISASPELMASLPSANTPMGITAENVAKKFGITRADQDKFALWSQQKAKAALDKGTFNDEIVPVRAVSFDANGDKVYRDFTVDELPRPETTLEGLGKLPPAFAQGGSVTAGNASPISDGAAAALVLSAAKAKELGVKPLGYFRSFVTVGVDPAIMGIGPLPAVQKLLAKTNLTVADIDLFEMNEAFASQAVYCQRELGIPDDKLNVNGGAIALGHPLGCTGAKLTATALYELRRRGGRYAIVTMCIGGGQGAAGLFERA